Proteins from a genomic interval of Raphanus sativus cultivar WK10039 unplaced genomic scaffold, ASM80110v3 Scaffold0070, whole genome shotgun sequence:
- the LOC130500982 gene encoding uncharacterized protein LOC130500982, whose product MEAFGKSSANVIYLSAILDPREGPDTCHKCDYKCENENVCGNVYRCKLTGLTHVCDKNCNQRILYDNHTSLCRASGRMFPLSSAEEQAVRGVRRKLDDEPSESCVKRHRRRDAQFHASPFERSFAAVSPICSRAGDGMEMN is encoded by the exons ATGGAGGCATTTGGAAAATCATCCGCCAATGTGATTTACTTGTCTGCGATACTGGATCCTCGTGAAGGACCCGACACGTGTCACAAATGCGACTACAAATGCGAGAACGAGAACGTTTGCGGGAACGTGTACCGGTGCAAGCTAACCGGTTTAACCCACGTCTGTGACAAGAACTGCAACCAG AGGATCCTTTATGATAACCACACCTCTTTGTGCCGAGCCAGTGGCAGGATGTTCCCACTCTCCTCGGCTGAGGAACAGGCGGTTAGAGGAGTCCGTAGGAAGCTTGATGATGAGCCCTCTGAGAGCTGCGTTAAGCGTCATCGTCGGCGTGATGCTCAGTTTCATGCTTCTCCTTTTGAGAGGTCTTTTGCTGCTGTGAGCCCGATTTGCAGCAGAGCTGGAGATGGAATGGAGATGAACTAG